ATGAAACTTTTATGCCCATTGAGTTCTTGGATGAAGCaaaatctatttaatttatcttttgAGTAGAGAACTTTTTGTTTATGATGTTGGGAGAAGAAAGTGAGAACGAGAAGGAGAAGATGGTTTGCTTTCATTATATAGTTCGTGgtatgatatataattatcataaaagaaatatttgtttAGGTTGCTAGAAACAGGGGTATCCAAGGAATCTGTTTGTGAAACTATTAGTTTTGTTAGTACTTGTAGTGGGAGTGAAGAAATATAGAGAAGTCGATGCTTGTATTGCACGTAATGTAAAACAAGGCATCCAAGTGAATACAACAAGTTATCAACAGCGTTTCCTATCCATTCATTGCACTTTTATGGAAAGTCTTTACGCAAACGCATAGGTCGATGTTTGCCAAATCTGGAAAGTGTGGTAGAGAGTTTATCCAATTTCGTTTTCATCTTAGATCTTTCAAGTTTTCgaaataagaaatatataaaccaCATGAAATTGATTCTTGTCCGACTATGATAATTGGACACCCCTACCATGATTCTATCAAGAACAAAGATAATTTAATTCATATAATAAGTTGATCGTTATGCTTGAACGTCAATACACCTTTTGGAGAATCAGGAACAAAACATGCAAACTATGTTGTCCTGACTCACAAACCAAACGTAACTCAAGTTTCCAAGACTCGAGAGTCATAATAGAGGAATGTATTGCTACACCGAAAGACTAAGGAACCAGACTAAAAGGAATTATTTTCCGGTGATGAAACAATGAAAACGATGACAGAGACACAGAAGATAATTAACGCTTGACCCATTGGAAACTTTTACTTGCCTTGACTTTTCCAGGCATCTTCCTAATCAACAACTCTGTGTCTTGTCAGAAAACAAGCTAAAACATATTGAAGATGAAAAGAAGATGGCGATAGTTAAAAACAATTAATCTAACCGGACATAGTGGTTATCCTCACCACTGTCTTAATGGTTGCACCTGACTTCATAGGTCTTTTCTTTTTGCAGCCGGCTTTTTCAGGAAGAGTCATCTGCAGatgttagaaaataaaaaaactctgCCGTAAACATAATCAAACCAGTTAAAGACATCTACTCGGAGCAGTACTTGCTGCTAATAACTGAAATCTTCAGATGTGAGGTCTAGGTTCGTCAAGTTTCTAGAGTCGCTATGTGCCCAAGAATAAGTTTTTTGTTTGTAGCTTCTTGACGAAGGTGCTTCTTGGCGCTTTGGTCATGAGATATTCGTAAGCACAGCTCCATTTCAATACAAGACTGCCTGCACCGGTGTAGTTATGATTGTAAAGCATACACACAAGAGATCAAAATAGTCAACCTACCAtagtcaaataataataaggGAAGGATTGCTGAAAATGCAAAAGACAGATGCTCGAATCACCATCTGCAAATGACTCCAATTTCTTAATGGGCAGATGGTTAAGCGACAATCAATAAAAGCATTATCTACATCAAAAATATAGCAAAAGGGTCATATGATCTAGAAAGAAGACAATGTTATATGCCTAATTAACTTGTAGGGTGAATTAAATAATATGAATTCTGAACAAAAGTTTCAAGGAGAGGGAATAAGGAACACCTAACTCATCTACACAACAGGAAGGAAGGCCATAACTTGTTGTGTCCTAAACCAAAACATCCAAATACTCACCAAGCTCACATCAAACCGACCAAACTAATTTTCACAAAATTGACTTTTAAAGAATAATCAAaaggcagagagagagagagagagaaacataCCAAATCAGAGTGCATATGTGTGTTGGTCAACTTGCAAACAAACAAAGtgctctctctgtctctctctcagAGCTTTGGATTCAGGATTAAGGGTCTACATGGTATGGGTGGAGGAGGTAATATCCCCAATTCACAAATTTTCAAAAGCCGCAGCCAGATCACAAAAACCAGCTATCTTTACTTTTGATAATGATGTGATTTTGCCTACTCAGCCCATACATACAGACACTTAATCCCTGAAACCATCCCAAAACAATAGAAAGTATATTTTCTCCCCAGATTCCATCCCCAGCCTCCATCGCTTAACTCTCGAtctacttttctttctttttttttttgactcaGAAAATACGAGTCGGTGACTGCTATTTCTTGGATCAGACAGGAAGGCCCATTAGTAATATCTGGCCCAAAGGCCCAAACACATACaacttaataataataataaataccCGATACGTCGTCGTCTAACACGTATAGTACGCGGTTCGGATTTTTTTAATCCTAATCGAAAAAAGGAAAATAGATCAAAGCATAACAAACGGTGACTTGAGTCCCACCCAACTCACTCCCCAGCTTTCCTTTTAGTTTTCATTCCATTCCATTCTCCACAATCACCATTCACCAACTTTGCTAATTCTCCAGAGACGATGGCTAAGATTAGGGTTCGAAAGTCCAacttgatgatgaagaagaagaagagtatctCTGTCAAAGAGATATCCAAAGCTTCTTTCGAGACCGCTCTTTCCGCCCACAACGTAACCCTAGAAGACGACAACAAGGGAGGTGGAATACATTCGTCCTCCTCGTGGGTAAAAACTCTGCTACTCGGAAGAGGAGCCTACGGTTCGGTTTATCTTGGTAGGAGCAAGACACACCATACATGTGAACGAGCCATCAAAACCGCTGAGATTTCTCACGCTTCGAGCCTTATCCACGAAGCCAGGATTCTTATCCGCTTACAGTCTCCTTTCATCGTCCGTTGCTACGGCAAAGAGATCGCACGCGAGGACTGTTCTACTCAGTACAATTTGATTCTCGAATATTGTTCTGGCAAAACAATTGCCGACTTGATCGAGGATAATAATGGTGAGTTATTTGAGTCCGACGCCAAAGTCTTTGCGAGGGATGTATTATCTGGTCTCAGTTACCTCCACGACAGAGACATTGTTCATTGCGATATTAAGCCGGACAATCTTTTACTCTCCCCTACCGATCAGCGCTCTAGGTCTACGGGCTACTTGACCAAGATAGGTGATTTCGGATTAGCAATGGAGAAAGGGTCACTCGAGTACGGTAACGGATACGGCCACAATAGAGGCACCACGAGGTATGTGGCTCCGGAGCTTATGGGGCATGGCTTTGTGGACTTTGGAGCGGACGTGTGGGCCTTTGGATGCACTGTCTTGGAGATGTTATCCGGAGTATCAGTTTGGGGAGAATACGGTGATCTTGCTTTTGATGATTGGGTCAATCTCATTGGCCACAGCGATCGCATGCCTCATGTACCGGCTTGGTTGTCTACAGAAGCACTAGATTTCTTGAGCAGATGCTTGGAGAGAGACATTAACAAGAGGTGGTCTACGCATGAACTCAAGAACCATCCCTTTGTTCTACTGTGAGGAAGGCGAAGaagagaaatttaaattttctttcaaCTGTTTGGAACAGTTTTGTATTCTTCTCGTATATGAATATGGTATAATTTTGTCGTTTGGTAAAGACTTATAATTGCTATTTGTATCACTTTGACTTCTGTTTGTAACTGTtggtatatattttcatatgataTTTTTGTAGATTGGTGAAGTCTTCTAATTCTATTTGTATCACTTTGAGTTTTGTCTTTTCATTATAGGTATACTGTTCCAGAACAAATTCGCTATAATGAATGATTTGTTATGAAATGAGAGAAGTGTTGCTGTGAAAGttgtgtatttctcattagctcTTGCCACTTATATATAGTGGTTGTCACATAAGGTTTTACATCAATGGAGAATCTACACAATGAATACACTTTGACTACATTCAATACAATATCAAGACTTGGTCAAAGCTCGTAAATGCTTCGGTTGAATGGGTCTTCATCTTGACAAGTCTCGGGCGGAATGTAGACGGATCGAATAGACGggtcggatgtaaacctccttggtcTTGGTTATAGGCAATCCACACAAACCATACTatggtttataacactcccccttggatgccataaccatatgagttcataatatgcttaatgttgcctcattaaaaccttactaggaaaacccattgggataaaaccatagttaaggaaaaagagtacaacacatactacttcCCCTGATGtgaacatcacttgctgaatagatgttcatggattcttacttgaacaatcttgtattgttcggacatatcatgtctcttagaatcctgatggtactttagaaaatgtaccactttgatatcgaccactttagtactttagataaaatgtactattttatactctggtcgttttgattatggtccttgaccaaatcactCTTATATGCCTATCCATAATATTGGTCGGCTAGTACTTTAgatcctttatataatatggatcatcattatatcaagtatcagctacttagctctttaggacttatggacatgccttagctttttgagtataatattatttgacaTAGGCAACTTTATACATAGGTCATGTCTGTTAGATCAATGATCCTTATATCCATAGTTTATCTATGATCGATCTAAGACATTTTGCAGtcttagtgtgccggcaattcgtacacatatatatatatatatggacgattggactgatctagaccggacacggtcatgacatagaattgatctaattgatcctcaaatttatgtctaatgacatccatgatctacagctttatcatcgaccaaatcttataatatggtcggaccCGTTTGGTCGCATATGGACACATAATGCGGTCCTACACcttttgttcaaagatgaactttaatcttatagcttatctttatgatagcttattcattcataccacagcttggttggttcatgatgagaattttgaccaaccataagtattaccgaaatttggctaatttgtggtgatggtctataacctttccaaggtttgatgaataaccatttaaccttatcttaggctggttagtataaCACAAGGAATTTAAAATTCCTCTATAGACTGATTTGAActgttcttatagaactcttCATTTGCTTAtatgtagcaatttaatttaATCCCGGGACAGCTCTGTTCATGcgaacttcttttctcatcttatgattctgagcttaatacattttggtaaactttttaggtaccaataatattatcatcatccagtgagtcatatataacatactacatcttttgaatttcttccagacattatatgtagtgacatatgtagtattatccaccactttggattatatagacctcccttgatctgtctcacgattttatccttctttcaggatttatctattcactgggcatcatatggcgtttacatattcatggccaattcaatacgcctttatctgtcacttttagaaaccccacgtttctttcttttattcattatttatgagtactcttgcgtgggttcatgatcctcgattcattattcatgtgctacatattcgcgcttttcttatgaatgtattgtgtcgacacatttatatatatatggtttccttccagacatcaaataattcATTGAGATCTCATCATTATCAATGCCTTCAGTACCATGAGGCCCGGCGTCCCGAACCCCAAGTGTTGATACTGACGGCATAGCCATTTCGGCCTTGTCTGGAAAGTCTATGACCTCAGTTTctttttgcacctttctttaatttccgaggttccttttggaacatatattcggtcttatattagactctgtagcaacttggttgtgtctttaagacatcaaaaccgtgtggtgctaagctgggatgacatagtcattctttctccggtcaatgtgtctggcattttattttgctatcattgtagcatatggacgtctataaatcttttctagtccgaggatctttgccaagacaatgatggttgataccattctttaccagcttactacttctcctttcaaatgttggatattgggattcataaactctatgtaatccttgttccttggcctatgattaaatcacccattttggctcaaggtttcttttaaatttatggagaaagtatattcataatatatatccaacatatattcccaatcctccttatgagattctaagataATATGATcttagatggcacatatatttgtggtggatttattcataatatcttaatatgatatatgtctggactcatgacccgtattagtctgaggtgggaatatttattatcacttatatggcctgatataatatctatggcctgatgcaagttaatcttttataactcatgatgtcTCCAAGCATATagacttttagattttgaaccttataggtaaaTTTAAaaccttataggtaatggtcTTTATATcaaattcaaccaatatgtaatatggttgtggaccatgtttcacgaattttagtatggtcatgtatcatgggatttgtcctcactccccctcatgaacatactctaattcgtggtgcttgggacaataaattcccttgtgcatagatatatattgcacaaacgtgagatcttatgggatagcttttgtgcccttaaatctttgcatcataattcagatggctaagtatggtaatgccatctaagtgataattttcgtgggtcaatcaaacatgattatgattgccctggctatttgcctaatatcatattgatctctagatcaatagagaatgtagtctcgaccacttaggcgattttaatttaggtacttttattccttttttgcccattgttggaaaccatattttcttcttaattcaatgggtcttacagggtgaatataatgccttttaggcaatgccttggtcggaccatttttcttttctttcaaggaatgtccagttgagttcaagagtatattatgcatcataatagagcctagatggccgagcatgtcgtgccatatgttaaaggcttctctgaactctttggaaagtgatttggggtattaacccacaatcatatttatcttggcttaatgaaggcctatagatatactaggtatagtctctaggactttcctttggccttgggcattttcataaatcataaggaatcctttctttcctttgcccatagtttcaatatgtagaccattcatatgaatgtctttgaaactttgataaattttactttgatttatgtggaatgtaatgcatcagagatttttaGATGCGTGCCTTTAGgcatcatgaggttggactagccatgaccttgaataaaatattttttgtctcataatgtaatgtggcttggtccacaatagagaacaaagacaaagtaaaatgatgtcaaaatctaattggcctctttaaggcaatatgaagtctcgtattcaagctgatcatcattcttatggtcgaaattatttgcaccatctagatggacccaatgggCCATAGGGTTCTATCCAtttatgctctcctggtagagttcaataaggtgtttgggagttTTACATCGGTTGGCCCAATGATTGTTCATCCCACACTGATGGCAAGCAGATTTGGTCGAGgccttggttttttttttttttttttaaatcggaCTTATTCCCacggacttatacccacggctaggttgataaccttggcctcggcctcgactaATGCTGTGGGTGATATCCACGCACACCCTTGTCATCTTCCCATGGCCTTTCATATGGTcatggtttgactctttcattTGGCTCTGTGGCCGTATGTGCCTTAAGcaatgccttaaaatccaggaggcctcatctcactattcctcatgagtaactcattgttttgcttagcaagcaacaaacaagagattaaatttgcatatgtggaggAACCCATTTCTCGGAATTATTGCTGAAGCAAAgcattgcttgtggaatgtagagaatttcttctctaacatgtcagcatatgtgatagtctctccacacagtttcaactttgagtctatcatgaatagagccgagttatactcatccacagacttatagtcttgggtctttaggtccctcaaatcatataggacctttggtaatagcaccgtatTATGGTGATCATTTCTGGATTTAAGTTTTGTCCAAAGGTCgagaggattctcaatagtgaaatattgatcattgagactttcagtaaggtgatggcttatgattaagaaaatcgccttgtatctatctcaaaagtgagaaatttagatatagtcaccaagatttagatttcaagatgattttcaacatctgaattaacattgctttcaagcatcaagaattTATGCAAGCAATAGAAgccttaatttatatgatttaatttatatgatttaataatgatttaataaggcttcccccaaatcatttaatatatttgctttaagcatttctagtatgacaatgatcaattgatcactgcatctagtgatccttttaattataattcatatttggattgattatatatatgtacataatttcatatagggtttccaagccctttagaattttgaataaggatcaatcataattttaaatgagatcaagcaatatggatgaaaatcaatcacaatggtcgaatgataaatgcatggctcaagaactaatcggatgttctgtcctaagcattggaccaaaaataatataaatgtgattcttaatgcatgaggatatttggttttcaaaaatcataaaataataaccgatTCCTTTCCCCCTTTACcgggtaaaccaagacaagaaaatttataattttcagcaaatgtctaaaccaaattcaattagattttc
The Raphanus sativus cultivar WK10039 chromosome 1, ASM80110v3, whole genome shotgun sequence DNA segment above includes these coding regions:
- the LOC108846904 gene encoding mitogen-activated protein kinase kinase kinase 17-like, with the translated sequence MAKIRVRKSNLMMKKKKSISVKEISKASFETALSAHNVTLEDDNKGGGIHSSSSWVKTLLLGRGAYGSVYLGRSKTHHTCERAIKTAEISHASSLIHEARILIRLQSPFIVRCYGKEIAREDCSTQYNLILEYCSGKTIADLIEDNNGELFESDAKVFARDVLSGLSYLHDRDIVHCDIKPDNLLLSPTDQRSRSTGYLTKIGDFGLAMEKGSLEYGNGYGHNRGTTRYVAPELMGHGFVDFGADVWAFGCTVLEMLSGVSVWGEYGDLAFDDWVNLIGHSDRMPHVPAWLSTEALDFLSRCLERDINKRWSTHELKNHPFVLL